The Eriocheir sinensis breed Jianghai 21 chromosome 54, ASM2467909v1, whole genome shotgun sequence genome includes a region encoding these proteins:
- the LOC126983520 gene encoding LOW QUALITY PROTEIN: uncharacterized protein LOC126983520 (The sequence of the model RefSeq protein was modified relative to this genomic sequence to represent the inferred CDS: substituted 1 base at 1 genomic stop codon), with amino-acid sequence MDSLRDPTEVDDGPTLTPGGPADDEDDGGGGEGGEEEVGESCGSGGGGGGGEEGVGESGGSGGGGGGEEDQTPANELQEVVETSTNVEEGSEVPVMEGQVKEEEEGGQVEESSQPPEEQDMSEVKEEELVEEDLPVVKDDQQVVVDGAQVVVDGGQVVMEEAREVMEGTQVVMEGTQVVMEGTQVVMEGTQVVMEGSQLVMEGSEVVMEEAPVAMEEGGVLVEGPEGLSFDTAMLEESVKNGGEASGGGGASPSGGLVMVKQEDLQDTRYGHNQQILGLMGGPGVEGEEEAAGGQDKLLLDSLVSEAMQSPPRPGLDNIVVTTSTIGGHAPTLVRSTPIHAAAGPTRIVVQTNQSTTPKASPGHFLIQVGGAAVPVAPPATVIAPATTSPSKNHIVIRAGHNQAPAVSPVAAPKEEPGSPGAAGSIFKVIIPEGTTKYTKAATPPAADKHEPVRKHVQINLSDGSSAKRPRRYVSHTAQTSPAAQPKPQPPPANPKKLYECPTCNSKFMRPLYLRKHMRGCKKEEVKVEKSPLFMCSFCKMTFKTRPQISHHFLKCFHSPTKKPQAGVKRKSDGQPSSVAAKRGRSEDPDIDPLLEQAVQFRCQDCDRTFNKERQYTSHIKRCTKVSVHDLTGPRTEAKGEDDDDDPESQEDPFADPDPLPPPPRRSRGPGRRGRPPGRGNNNAAMPRTPTKPSNQLFDGEYPVGTSRGLMVADNEGLVRSTTGLAHTVQLTLETASQEGQPQPSALVADSKGVRGRERPPQAWSLVCALCQKMFITKAALAHHVMAEHGADLIHSRSILEGKIKNSQPLSRCPVCSLNYQSEDQFVEHMVLQHTARLQETFTRLQGETSTYVCSLCSLVLLTKNLLVEHMSLVHLEELEAQARGDTHVEIASKVPGRPKVQPAPTLRDRSATTAAATEGEGAKEVKREQEVKMEPGEESSLECGFCGEELANQEEMVEHYIESHGVETDEDGCLLDLGIDVDVRVKDTKGLLQLADGRMNDTVPAKTVLLRKKPRQSWQCKECQQVFSKHFDFLRHTREVCTEVSQSNKPTVSRGGNFKCQEPGCSHLSFYQVKLLFKHMEEVHKIVVPREFKTFRSLSLFYKWLTGEEQKYNVRYIRDTTRIEKNDMKLIQMVCHRFHTAKIDQSKEKKEGEGDADSPSKKRRWFVRIQRSSNCHARIHLKVQYNPLTQDYDGETHMVYYPQHTHTDGDHPQDLMNRIMERHSRSNYLSRNGNRKRLPTHPSPGRRTPASAAGGPGEADDNEEEEEEDMEEEEIPQEEGALAMDQYMKEFCQTQLAGVSEVDGSALVVSSSAGPAHRQPPQQPPQQEQAQQQGEVLLGEEAVFGEGGGQAVLVEGGEPGTYVVQEAEDGEEVEQRGDGATEEYVLPADEDEWTKLFEVLRLRLMTSELTAQEKGDGEAFSHRMXSQILPSEQVTIFQQLCVLTNTAIATAD; translated from the exons ATGGACTCTCTCCGCGATCCTACTGAG GTGGATGACGGCCCTACCCTGACACCTGGAGGGCCAGCTGACGACGAAGacgacggcggtggtggtgagggaggagaggaggaagttggGGAGAgctgtggcagtggtggtggtggtggtggtggagaggagggagttgGGGAGagcggtggcagtggtggtggtggtggtggagaggaagaCCAGACCCCAGCCAATGAGCTGCAGGAAGTGGTGGAGACCAGCACCAATGTGGAGGAGGGGAGCGAGGTGCCTGTGATGGAggggcaggtgaaggaggaggaggaggggggccagGTGGAGGAAAGCAGCCAGCCACCAGAGGAACAAGACATGtccgaggtgaaggaggaggagctggtggaggAGGACCTGCCTGTGGTGAAGGACGaccagcaggtggtggtggacggggcccaggtggtggtggatgggggccaagtggtgatggaggaggccagggaggtgatggagggcactcaggtggtgatggagggcacccaggtggtgatggagggtacccaggtggtgatggagggtacccaggtggtgatggagggcagCCAGCTGGTGATGGAGGGGtcagaggtggtgatggaggaggcgcCGGTGGccatggaggaggggggggtgctGGTGGAGGGGCCGGAGGGGTTGAGCTTCGACACAGCCATGTTGGAGGAGAGCGTCAAGAACGGCGGCGaggccagtggtggtggtggtgcgtcccCCTCAGGCGGCCTGGTGATGGTGAAGCAGGAGGACCTGCAGGACACACGCTACGGCCACAACCAGCAAATCCTGGGCCTGATGGGTGGCCcgggtgtggagggggaggaggaggcggcagggggCCAGGACAAGCTGCTGCTGGACAGCCTGGTCAGCGAGGCCATGCAGTCCCCACCGCGGCCCGGCCTGGACAACATCGtggtcaccaccagcaccatcggCGGCCATGCCCCCACACTGGTGCGGAGCACACCTATCCATGCTGCTGCCGGCCCCACCAGGATTGTGGTGCAGACCAACCAGAGCACCACCCCTAAGGCCAGCCCGGGCCACTTTCTCATCCAAGTGGGCGGCGCTGCTGTGCCTGTGGCCCCCCCCGCCACCGTCATTGCCCCAGCCACCACATCGCCCTCCAAGAACCACATCGTAATCCGGGCAGGGCACAACCAAGCCCCGGCCGTCAGCCCCGTGGCAGCCCCGAAGGAGGAGCCTGGCAGCCCTGGGGCGGCAGGCAGTATCTTCAAGGTGATCATCCCTGAAGGCACCACCAAGTACACAAAGGCCGCCACGCCGCCCGCCGCTGACAAGCACGAGCCTGTCAGGAAGCACGTCCAGATCAACCTGTCCGACGGCAGCAGTGCCAAGCGCCCGCGGCGCTACGTGTCCCACACTGCTCAGACCTCCCCCGCCGCCCAGCCCAAGCCACAGCCACCACCCGCCAACCCCAAGAAACTCTACGAGTGCCCAACCTGCAACAGCAAGTTCATGCGCCCGCTGTACCTCAG GAAGCACATGAGAGGctgcaagaaggaggaggtgaaggtggagaagTCGCCGCTCTTCATGTGCTCCTTCTGCAAGATGACCTTCAAGACGCGGCCGCAGATCTCGCACCATTTCCTCAAGTGTTTCCACAGCCCTACCAAGAAGCCCCAGGCCGGAGTCAAG CGGAAGAGCGACGGCCAGCCATCATCCGTCGCAGCCAAGCGGGGACGATCGGAAGACCCTGACATTGACCCACTGCTAGAACAGGCCGTGCAGTTCAGgtgtcag GACTGTGACCGCACATTCAACAAGGAACGTCAGTACACCAGTCACATCAAGCGTTGCACCAAAGTCTCCGTGCATGACCTGACCGGCCCGCGCACCGAGGCCAAGGGcgaggatgatgacgatgaccCAGAGTCGCAAGAGGACCCCTTCGCCGACCCAGACCCCTTGCCCCCACCCCCCCGGAGAAGCAGGGGGCCGGGGCGTCGGGGCAGGCCTCCGGGGCGGGGGAATAATAATGCCGCCATGCCCCGCACCCCCACCAAGCCATCCAACCAGCTCTTCGACGGGG agTACCCGGTTGGCACGTCACGCGGCCTGATGGTGGCGGACAACGAGGGTCTGGTCCGCAGCACGACTGGCCTGGCCCACACCGTACAGCTGACCCTGGAGACGGCCAGCCAGGAGGGGCAGCCACAGCCCTCGGCCCTGGTGGCTGACTCAAAG GGTGTGAGAGGTAGGGAGCGCCCCCCCCAGGCCTGGTCGCTGGTGTGTGCCCTGTGCCAAAAGATGTTCATCACCAAGGCGGCGCTGGCACACCACGTCATGGCGGAGCACGGGGCCGACCTCATACACTCACGCAGCATCCTGGAGGGCAAGATAAAGAACAGCCAGCCGCTCTcaag GTGTCCAGTGTGCAGCCTCAACTACCAGTCAGAGGACCAGTTTGTGGAGCACATGGTCCTGCAGCACACTGCCCGCCTTCAGGAGACCTTCACGCGCCTGcagggggag ACCTCCACCTACGTGTGTTCGCTGTGCTCGCTGGTCCTGCTCACCAAGAACCTGCTAGTGGAACACATGAGCCTGGTGCACCTGGAGGAGCTGGAGGCCCAGGCGCGCGGGGACACCCACGTCGAGATAGCCTCCAAGGTGCCCGGCCGCCCCAAGGTGCAGCCAGCGCCCACCCTCCGGGACAGGAGTGCCACCACCGCTGCTGCCAccgaaggggaag GCGCGAAAGAGGTAAAAAGGGAGCAGGAGGTGAAGATGGAGCCGGGTGAAGAGTCCTCCCTGGAGTGTGGCTTCTGTGGGGAGGAGCTCGCCAACCAGGAGGAGATG GTGGAGCACTACATCGAGAGTCACGGGGTGGAGACGGATGAGGACGGGTGCCTGCTGGACCTGGGAATCGATGTGGATGTGCGGGTGAAAGACACCAAGGGGCTGCTGCAGCTGGCGGATGGCCGGATGAACGACACAGTGCCCGCCAAGACCGTGCTGCTGCGGAAGAAACCAAGGCAGAGCTGGCAGTgcaag GAGTGCCAACAGGTGTTCTCGAAGCACTTTGACTTCCTGCGGCACACTCGGGAGGTCTGCACAGAGGTCAGCCAAAGCAACAAGCCCACCGTCTCGCGCGGGGGGAACTTCAAGTGCCAGGAGCCGGGGTGCAGCCACCTCTCCTTCTACCAG GTCAAGCTGCTGTTCAAACACATGGAGGAGGTGCACAAGATCGTGGTGCCGAGGGAGTTCAAGACCTTCCGCAGCCTCTCCCTCTTCTACAAGTGGCTGACGGGAGAGGAGCAGAAGTACAACGTCCGCTACATCCGCGACACCACACGCATCGAGAAGAACGACATGAAGCTCATCCAAATGGTCTGCCACCGCTTCCACACGGCCAAG ATTGACCAgtccaaggagaagaaggagggtgaGGGCGACGCTGATTCCCCCAGCAAGAAGCGTCGCTGGTTCGTCCGTATCCAGCGGTCGAGCAACTGCCACGCGCGGATCCACCTCAAGGTACAATACAACCCCTTGACGCAGGACTACGACGGGGAGACGCACATGGTCTACTACCCCCAGCACACCCACACGGACGGCGACCACCCGCAGGACCTCATGAACCGCATCATGGAGCGGCACTCTCGTTCCAACTACCTCTCTCGTAACGGCAATCGGAAACGCCTCCCGACACACCCGAGCCCAGGGCGCCGCACGCCAGCCAGTGCCGCAGGAGGGCCGGGCGAGGCAgatgacaatgaggaggaggaggaagaagacatggaagaggaggagataccaCAGGAGGAGGGAGCCTTAGCCATGGACCAGTACATGAAGGAGTTCTGCCAGACACAGTTGGCCGGGGTGTCCGAGGTCGACGGTTCGGCCTTAGTTGTGTCATCCTCCGCTGGCCCTGCTCACCGACAACCACCACAGCAGCCGCCACAGCAGGAGCAGGCACAGCAGCAGGGGGAGGTGTTACTTGGGGAGGAGGCTGTGTTTGGGGAGGGGGGTGGACAGGCGGTGCTGGTGGAGGGTGGAGAACCAGGGACATATGTGGTGCAGGAGgctgaggatggggaggaggtggagcagcgtGGGGACGGGGCCACGGAGGAGTATGTGCTGCCGGCGGATGAGGACGAGTGGACCAAGCTGTTTGAGGTGCTGCGGCTGCGTCTCATGACCTCGGAGTTGACAGCGCAAGAGAAGGGCGATGGGGAGGCCTTCTCGCACAGAATGTGATCTCAGATTCTGCCCTCCGAGCAGGTCACCATCTTCCAGCAGCTGTGTGTCCTGACCAACACTGCGATTGCCACTGCTGACTAG